GCAACTGGAAGATGAATAAAACAGCTGAAGAAGCTCATGCATTTATCGAAGCTGTCAAAAATGAAGTACCTAGTGAGGACAAAGTAGAGTCAGTTATTGGAGCATCAGCATTGTATTTAGAAAAAATGGCTGCTGATACAAAAGATTCTGATTTGAAAATTGCAGCTCAAAATTGTTATTTTGAAGATGAGGGTGCTTTTACAGGAGAAGTTAGTCCTAAAGCGCTTGGAGAAATGGAACTAGACTACGTAATTATCGGACATTCCGAGAGACGTGAGTACTTCCACGAAACTGATGAAGATGTAAATAAAAAAGCTCATGCAATTTTCCGTAATGGAATGCTTCCAATCATTTGCTGTGGCGAAACTCTTGAACAAAGAGAAGCTGGCGAAACAAATGAATGGGTTAAAGGACAAGTTACAAATGCGTTGAAAGATATGACAGAAGGTCAAGTAATGAACGCTGTAATTGCTTATGAACCAATCTGGGCTATCGGAACTGGTAAATCTTCTTCTGCTGAAGAAGCAAACCAAACGTGTGGCGTAATCCGTGATACATTGAAAGATTTATATGGACAAGGTGTTGCTGATGCAGTACGCATTCAGTACGGTGGTAGTGTGAAACCTGCGAATATTGCTGAATATATGGCTCAAGAGCATATTGACGGTGCATTAGTAGGAGGAGCAAGTATCGAACCTGAT
The Jeotgalibaca sp. MA1X17-3 genome window above contains:
- the tpiA gene encoding triose-phosphate isomerase, with translation MRKPIIAGNWKMNKTAEEAHAFIEAVKNEVPSEDKVESVIGASALYLEKMAADTKDSDLKIAAQNCYFEDEGAFTGEVSPKALGEMELDYVIIGHSERREYFHETDEDVNKKAHAIFRNGMLPIICCGETLEQREAGETNEWVKGQVTNALKDMTEGQVMNAVIAYEPIWAIGTGKSSSAEEANQTCGVIRDTLKDLYGQGVADAVRIQYGGSVKPANIAEYMAQEHIDGALVGGASIEPDSFLALLEAVNK